A DNA window from Paramormyrops kingsleyae isolate MSU_618 chromosome 10, PKINGS_0.4, whole genome shotgun sequence contains the following coding sequences:
- the plcb3 gene encoding 1-phosphatidylinositol 4,5-bisphosphate phosphodiesterase beta-3, producing the protein MAGAKPGVHALQLKPVSVQETLKKGSKFIKWDEELNSTTLVTLKVDPNGFFLYWMAANMEVDMLDISYIRDTRTGKYAKIPKDGRVREVLGFGKGDGSSVEGKLLTVVHGTDLVNVTFLNFQAMQEDIAKVWTEELFKLATNILSQNVSRNTFLFKAYTKLKLQINQDNKIPVKSILKMFSDKKRVEMALEQCGLVTNRAEGIKADEFTWERFQNFINNLCRRPEIDRIFVELGSKGKPFLSLDQLLDFVNKRQRDSRLNEVLYPPLKRDQMRQLMEKHETTSNQLERDQISLTGFSQYLGGEENSIVPPEKLDILDDMTQPLSHYFTNSSHNTYLTVGQLTGLSSVEMYRQVLLTGCRCIELDCWKGRPPEEEPYITHGFTMTTEISFKEVIEAIAESAFKTSQYPLILSFENHVDSAKQQAKMAEYCRTIFGDALLIDPLEKYPLVPGHPLPSPQDLMGKILIKNKKKHHHRPSSRGSVRRKEEGGEAAEQASPNNDWSLNDGEAGQLLANGEEKLAEGLVKDSEPHKSIGYAESEEEEDEDQVMDLKNIKSMPDEGTASSEVNATEEMSNLVNYIEPVKFKSFEVARNRNKFFEMSSFVETKGMDTLKSSPIEFVEYNKKQLSRIYPKGTRVDSSNYMPQIFWNMGCQMVALNFQTLDLPMQLNMGVFEYNGRCGYVLKPEFMRRTDKHFDPFTENIVDGIVANTVKIRVISGQFLCDKKVGVYVEVDMFGLPVDTKRKFRTKTSNGNSLDPVWDEETVFNKVVLPTLASLRVAVYEENGKFIGHRILPVSAIRPGYHYISLKNDLNQPLLLASLLVYTEAQDYIPNEHQEYAEALTNPIKHVSLLQQRERQLAALIEDSHEMEEKESEESKRYVPSPPQLDGVFIPQPTPQPIPDLPPAGPKEDLIGTVMADIPPQSMEELKQHKSYLKLLKKQCKELKELRKKHLKKVGALNKEQRTRSSQLESESQRRRSQMEKKYKGSLKKEPQEPKELKALEVELKKQTLKLREGQMQELLQLRQTQHQLERERKAAHLKEAFEKLKEAAQESQVTQLKKLKDVCEKEKKELQKILDRKRHNSISEAKTKDREKADAELNEINRKHITESVNSLRKLDEAQKRRQDKLVLRQREVLQHIDDELPVQQARLEREMDAELQRLPEEICQYLQGELEMNLGSLSNNDSTSSGPPSNSSTPPYSPHNRSWHEGQTLDNSAASLADSSSSKTPVLSEAQLTSV; encoded by the exons GAGGTGGACATGTTGGACATAAGTTACATCAGAGACACCAGGACAGGGAAGTATGCCAAAATCCCAAAG GATGGCCGGGTGCGAGAGGTCCTGGGCTTCGGTAAAGGGGATGGCAGCTCCGTAGAGGGCAAGCTGTTGACAGTGGTCCACGGGACTGACCTTGTCAATGTCACCTTCCTCAACTTCCAGGCCATGCAAGAAGACATAGCCAAG GTGTGGACCGAGGAGCTCTTTAAACTGGCCACCAACATCCTGTCCCAGAATGTGTCCCGCAACACGTTCCTCTTCAAAgc GTATACAAAGTTAAAACTGCAGATAAACCAAGACAACAAGATCCCTGTGAAAAG CATCCTGAAGATGTTCTCAGATAAGAAGCGCGTGGAGATGGCCTTGGAGCAGTGCGGCCTTGTAACAAATCGG GCTGAGGGGATTAAAGCAGATGAGTTTACTTGGGAGAGATTCCAGAACTTTATCAACAACTTGTGCCGGAGGCCCGAGATAGACCGCATCTTTGTGGAGCT CGGCTCGAAGGGGAAGCCTTTCCTGTCTCTGGACCAGCTCCTGGACTTTGTGAACAAGCGGCAGCGTGACTCTCGCCTGAACGAGGTGCTGTACCCGCCACTGAAGAGGGACCAGATGCGGCAGCTGATGGAGAAGCACGAGACCACCAGCAACCAGCTGGAGCGCG ACCAGATCTCATTAACGGGCTTCAGCCAGTATCTGGGAGGGGAGGAAAACTCCATCGTGCCCCCAGAGAAGTTGGACATCTTGGACGACATGACCCAGCCGCTCTCTCACTACTTCACCAACTCCTCCCACAACACTTACCTCACAG TGGGCCAGCTCACGGGGCTGTCCTCTGTGGAGATGTATCGGCAGGTTCTGCTCACCGGCTGCCGCTGTATCGAGCTGGACTGCTGGAAGGGCCGGCCACCGGAGGAGGAGCCCTACATCACCCACGGCTTCACCATGACCACTGAGATCTCCTTCAAG GAAGTGATCGAGGCGATCGCCGAAAGTGCATTTAAGACATCCCAGTATCCCCTCATCCTCTCGTTCGAGAATCACGTGGACTC TGCAAAACAACAGGCAAAGATGGCCGAGTACTGCCGCACAATATTTGGAGATGCGCTGCTCATCGATCCGCTGGAGAAGTACCCG CTGGTCCCCGGTCATCCCCTGCCATCCCCCCAAGACCTGATGGGGAAAATACTCATTAAGAACAAGAAGAAGCACCACCACCGGCCATCCAGCAGGGGCAGCGTGAGGCGCAAAGAAGAGGGTGGCGAGGCGGCCGAACAGGCCTCCCCCAACAATG ATTGGTCTTTGAATGATGGGGAGGCGGGGCAGCTACTGGCCAATGGGGAGGAGAAGCTGGCTGAGGGACTGGTCAAGGATAGCGAACCCCACAAGTCGATTG GTTACGCAGAGAGtgaagaagaggaagatgaAGATCAGGTGATGGACCTGAAGAACATCAAGAGCATGCCTGACGAG GGCACGGCGAGTAGTGAGGTCAACGCCACGGAGGAGATGTCGAACTTGGTGAACTACATAGAGCCGGTGAAGTTTAAGAGCTTCGAGGTGGCGCGCA ACAGGAACAAGTTCTTCGAGATGTCCTCCTTCGTGGAAACCAAAGGCATGGACACACTTAAAAGTTCCCCGATTGAATTTGTGGA ATACAATAAGAAGCAGCTTAGCCGTATCTACCCTAAGGGGACCAGGGTGGATTCTTCAAACTACATGCCTCAGATCTTTTGGAATATGGGTTGCCAGATGGTGGCACTCAACTTCCAGACTCTCG ACCTGCCCATGCAGCTGAACATGGGCGTGTTTGAGTATAACGGTCGCTGCGGCTACGTGCTCAAACCAGAGTTCATGCGGCGTACCGATAAACACTTCGACCCCTTCACCGAGAACATCGTGGACGGCATCGTCGCCAACACCGTAAAGATCAGG GTGATCTCAGGCCAGTTCCTGTGTGATAAGAAGGTCGGCGTGTACGTGGAGGTGGATATGTTCGGCCTACCCGTCGACACCAAGCGCAAGTTCCGCACCAAGACCTCCAACGGGAACTCCCTGGACCCAGTGTGGGATGAAGAGACCGTCTTCAACAAG GTAGTGCTGCCCACCCTGGCATCCCTGAGGGTGGCAGTGTATGAGGAGAATGGCAAGTTCATCGGCCACCGCATCCTGCCAGTGTCTGCCATCAGGCCAG GGTACCACTACATCAGCCTGAAGAATGATCTGAACCAACCACTGCTGCTAGCCTCGCTGCTGGTCTACACTGAGGCCCAGGACTATATCCCCAATGAGCACCAGG AGTATGCAGAGGCGCTCACCAACCCCATCAAGCACGTCAGCTTGCTGCAGCAGCGGGAGAGGCAGCTGGCCGCCCTCATCGAGGACAGCCACGAG ATGGAGGAGAAGGAGTCAGAGGAAAGCAAGCGGTATGTACCGTCCCCCCCGCAGCTGGACGGAGTTTTCATCCCTCAGCCTACCCCTCAGCCTATTCCCGACttgccccctgcag GACCGAAAGAAGACCTCATTGGTACCGTCATGGCAG ACATCCCCCCCCAGTCCATGGAGGAGCTCAAGCAGCACAAGTCATATCTGAAGCTGCTGAAGAAACAGTGTAAGGAGCTGAAGGAGCTGCGCAAAAAACACCTGAAGAAG GTGGGTGCCCTCAATAAGGAGCAGCGCACTCGCAGCAGCCAGCTGGAGTCAGAGTCGCAGAGACGCCGCAGCCAGATGGAGAAGAAATATAAAGGCAGCCTGAAGAA GGAGCCCCAGGAACCCAAGGAGCTGAAGGCCCTGGAGGTAGAGCTGAAGAAGCAGACGCTGAAGCTGCGTGAGGGGCAGATGcaggagctgctgcagctgcgCCAGACGCAGCACCAgctggagagggagaggaaagCGGCTCACCTCAAAGAG GCCTTTGAGAAGCTGAAGGAGGCGGCACAGGAGAGCCAGGTCACGCAGCTGAAGAAGCTGAAGGACGTCTGCGAGAA AGAGAAGAAGGAACTGCAGAAGATTCTGGACAGGAAGAGACACAACAGCATAAGTGAGGCCAAGACCAAGGATCGCGAGAAGGCAGACGC GGAGCTGAATGAGATCAATAGGAAACACATCACAGAGTCTGTCAACTCACTGCGCAAA CTGGACGAGGCTCAGAAGAGGCGGCAGGATAAGCTGGTTCTGCGCCAGAGGGAGGTTCTGCAGCACATCGACGATGAGCTCCCTGTG CAACAGGCCCGgctagagagagagatggatgCTGAGCTGCAGCGACTGCCAGAGGAAATCTGCCagtacctgcagggggagctagAGATGAACCTGGGCTCCCTCTCCAACAATGACAGCACGAGCTCTGGCCCGCCGTCGAACAGCAGCACGCCGCCGTATTCCCCGCACAATCGCAGCTGGCACGAAGGGCAGACCCTGGACAATAGCGCAGCCTCATTGGCGGACTCGTCATCCTCCAAGACACCAGTCTTATCAGAGGCACAGCTGACGTCAGTGTAA